A genome region from Microtus ochrogaster isolate Prairie Vole_2 chromosome 1, MicOch1.0, whole genome shotgun sequence includes the following:
- the LOC101989322 gene encoding arylacetamide deacetylase-like 2: protein MGNKSRLFGLSCILLAYYTYIPIPENIEEPWKMRLIDIFMKIATLTVVLLLPVLKVVHSRSKKKVYIWFTFISVKCVNSYLNGDDDFNTGLFYCGSPSEKLTGKLHCIFMGRDYRLAPQYLFPAALEDCIFAIKFFLQDKVLEKYGVDPARICISGDSSGGALVGSVTQLLQDDPEYRNKIKTQAMIYPKLQIIDTWMPSYREYKDGPFLSRKLAIKVSIRYITEDEELPEAILRNEYMPEGSRDLFKFVNWSHFLPEKYKKNHVYREPILGTLNASYPVLLDSRLSPLLVNDSQLQKLPLTYIITCEHDILRDDGLIYVTRLRNAGVPVTHEHIEDAIHGAISFVTAPMYLHSGLRILDKYISWLQENL, encoded by the exons ATGGGGAATAAATCACGGCTCTTTGGATTATCTTGCATCCTTCTTGCTTATTATACTTATATACCCATACCAGAAAACATTGAAGAACCCTGGAAAATGAGACTCAtagatatttttatgaaaatagcaACGCTTACG gtagTTCTTTTGCTTCCTGTACTCAAAGTTGTGCACTCTCGttccaaaaaaaaagtttatatttggTTTACATTCATCAGTGTTAAGTGTGTTAACAGTTACCTAAATGGTGATGATGATTTCAATACAGGTTTAT TCTACTGTGGGAGCCCATCTGAGAAGCTCACTGGCAAGCTGCACTGCATCTTCATGGGCAGAGA ctacagactTGCTCCTCAGTATTTATTCCCAGCTGCCCTTGAAGATTGTATTTTTGCGATCAAGTTCTTTCTCCAGGATAAAGTTCTTGAAAAATATGGAGTGGATCCTGCTCGCATCTGTATTTCAGGAGACAGCTCTGGGGGTGCCTTGGTAGGATCAGTGACTCAACTG CTACAGGATGATCcagaatacagaaacaaaattaaaacacaagccATGATATACCCTAAGCTACAGATAATTGATACGTGGATGCCATCTTATCGAGAGTATAAAGATGGTCCCTTTTTGTCAAGAAAGTTAGCAATTAAGGTGTCAATCCGATATATAACAGAAGATGAAGAACTGCCAGAAGCAATACTGAGAAATGAGTACATGCCTGAAGGATCAAGAGACTTGTTCAAGTTTGTGAACTGGAGTCACTTCCTTCCTGAGAAGTATAAGAAGAACCATGTTTATAGAGAGCCCATTCTTGGGACGCTGAATGCTTCCTATCCAGTACTTCTGGATAGTAGACTGTCACCTTTGTTAGTCAATGACTCCCAGTTACAAAAGTTGCCATTAACTTATATCATCACATGTGAGCATGACATTCTAAGAGATGATGGACTTATTTATGTCACCCGACTCAGAAATGCAGGAGTTCCagttacacatgaacacatagaGGATGCAATCCATGGAGCCATATCATTTGTCACAGCACCAATGTATTTACATTCAGGCTTGAGAATACTAGATAAGTATATAAGTTGGCTACAAGAAAATCTATAA